A single region of the Lycium barbarum isolate Lr01 chromosome 2, ASM1917538v2, whole genome shotgun sequence genome encodes:
- the LOC132626172 gene encoding uncharacterized protein LOC132626172 isoform X2, with amino-acid sequence MVLQLLTGLPSEYSPVKKISPLPNFEKACLLVSMQERVLKDRHEEQNRSDPRVVVGEEESSAFITLEKVATIVGIASTIMGAAATFTTVAGAVSASRMIAVGAVSTVAAVTGWKIWQTQKKSD; translated from the exons ATGGTGTTGCAACTTCTTACTGGCTTGCCTAGTGAATACTCGCCCGTCAAAAAGATAAGCCCTCTCCCAAATTTTGAAAAGGCTTGTCTCTTGGTGTCCATGCAGGAACGCGTATTGAAG GATCGTCATGAGGAGCAAAATAGAAGTGATCCTCGTGTTGTTGTTGGTGAAGAGGAGTCGTCTGCTTTTATTACCCTAGAGAAGGTGGCTACTATAGTGGGTATAGCGAGTACTATAATGGGTGCAGCGGCTACATTCACTACTGTAGCTGGTGCAGTGAGTGCATCAAGGATGATTGCAGTTGGTGCAGTTAGTACAGTGGCTGCGGTGACTGGCTGGAAAATTTGGCAGACGCAAAAAAAAAGTGATTAA
- the LOC132626172 gene encoding uncharacterized protein LOC132626172 isoform X1 — translation MVLQLLTGLPSEYSPVKKISPLPNFEKACLLVSMQERVLKLQDRHEEQNRSDPRVVVGEEESSAFITLEKVATIVGIASTIMGAAATFTTVAGAVSASRMIAVGAVSTVAAVTGWKIWQTQKKSD, via the exons ATGGTGTTGCAACTTCTTACTGGCTTGCCTAGTGAATACTCGCCCGTCAAAAAGATAAGCCCTCTCCCAAATTTTGAAAAGGCTTGTCTCTTGGTGTCCATGCAGGAACGCGTATTGAAG TTGCAGGATCGTCATGAGGAGCAAAATAGAAGTGATCCTCGTGTTGTTGTTGGTGAAGAGGAGTCGTCTGCTTTTATTACCCTAGAGAAGGTGGCTACTATAGTGGGTATAGCGAGTACTATAATGGGTGCAGCGGCTACATTCACTACTGTAGCTGGTGCAGTGAGTGCATCAAGGATGATTGCAGTTGGTGCAGTTAGTACAGTGGCTGCGGTGACTGGCTGGAAAATTTGGCAGACGCAAAAAAAAAGTGATTAA